In Carettochelys insculpta isolate YL-2023 chromosome 10, ASM3395843v1, whole genome shotgun sequence, the DNA window ATCTATTTCAGCATTCAAGTTTGCAGCCTTGTTAATTTTATATTGGACAAACATTCTGATTTTTAGATGCTTCTGTAGACCAAATATCTAAACCTTATAAACTTCACTCATCGCTAATTCTAATAATTATTTGATGTTTAGATGAATATGTGCTTTCAAAATGGAATGTTACTAAATTACTTGTTCAGGAACTGATTTTTCTCCCCTCTTTTCTAATGTAGCTTATATACAGGCATGTCGTGCCTTGATGATCATTTCCATCATCTTGGGTCTTGTGGCAACTGTGCTGTCGTTGTTTGGTTTAAGGTGCATACAAGTTCAGATGAGTAATGAAAACACTAAAGTAAAGATTTCTGTAACCGGTGGAGCAATCTTCATTTTAGCAGGTAAGATACCGTCATTGTGCATTGAGATGGAAATTGGGACACCACTGCTTTCACAATTAGCAAACTGAGTGAAATGTATCTCTGTTTTCTTAAATGTAAAGCTGGAGAACTATTTAGTGGTTTATTTAAAGATGTGCATTTTGAATTTTTCTCCATAGGACTCTGTTCCATGGTGGCTGTGTCTTGGTATGCTGCAAGGATTACTGCTCACTTTTTTGACCCAATATATAGTGGAACCAAGTAAGTTAATGGACCTGTTGTACTAAATTGCTGAATATTTTTCAGATGGTATTAGTCATTTCAATGCACAATTTAACCTAAGGCTTTTCCAGGCCCCCATACTCTGTGCTGATCAAGTTATCTCATCCTACTTAAAGAAAACTTTATCAACAATTGAGCGATTGAAATATTCTTCCCCTCAGGATGGAGAGATTATTGCTGGTTGGAAGGACTGGGGCATGACTTCATTTGCAAGGAGTCAAGGCACATGCAAGGCATACCAGCCTCAAACTCTCAATGGTGGCACATTGGCACAGAGCGTACAGTCCTCTGTTCTGTAGCCATGATCCTTTGTCATTGATTCCCCTTGCATTGTCTGTCTGCGATCCTTTTGGAGTTTCTAGAATGCAGAACCAAAGTCAATGTGACACAGAGCACTTACCAGCAAGAAATCCCCCAGATCCACAGTCATGCCTCTTCAAAATGGTTCCTTCAGTGTTCCCTCTTTATCTGACCTATCATGCTCCTTATAATTCAGAGCCTCTCTTATGTGGCTGCACCGAAATTTCTGCGGGAAGATGGAACGTACAGAATAGCGGGAGCTCTGGCAAAGCCTTGGGGTTATTAAGAATTATTTTTATTACCATAGCACCTAGGAATCCCAGTCAGGGACTGGAATCTCATTATAGTTGTTGGTATACAAACTTGGAATATAAATACAGTTCCTGTCCCAGAGAGTTTACCAGCTAAGTAGAATGGATACAACTGAAATTGCTTTTGGAACATCTTGGAGGCCAATTTGTAGAATGGCAATAACAGCTTtgcacattttggctacgtctacatgtgcagccaacatcgaaatagcttatttcgatgttgagacatcaaaatagtctatttcgatgaataacgtctacacgtcctccagggccggcaacgtcgatgttcaacttcgacgttgctcagcccaacatcgaaataggcgcagcaagggaacgtctacacgtcaaagtagcacacatcgaaatagggatgccaggcacagctgcagacagggtcacaggacggactcaacagccagctgctcccttaaagggcccctcccagacacagttgcactaaacaacacaagatacacagagctgacaactggttgcagaccctgtgcctgcagcatagatccccatctgccgcagaagcagccagaagccctgggctaagggctgctgcccacggtgaccatagagccccacaggggctggagagagagcatctctcaacccccccagctgatggccgccatggaggacccagcaatttcgacattgagggacgcggatcgtctacacggtccctacttcaacgttgaacgtcgaagtagggcgctattcctatctcctcatgaggttagcgacttcgacgtctcgccgcctaacgtcgaagttggtgccgctacttcgaagtagcgtgcacgtgtagacgcagcttttgtgtccTGCCCTGCCATGTAGAGAATCCACAGCGCTATGATGTGTGCCGTCAGGTGATGAAATGGGTTTTGCTTAAAAGTAGCCAAACACATAATTTTAATATAAACCTTCTTACATAATAGAATGACTTCTGTCCATGCCAGGATCCCTTTCTCTGTTTAGAATATAAATTCCAAACAAGGGCTGTAGATACACGggcaagttctgttgacagaacagggcACCTGTTGGCAAAACTCTAGAGCATCCACGTGGCTAAattgctctgtcaagagtttgttggcagaagtcagctgttttgctggcagtgttatccctgtttggctgtgtctacactagagagttttgttgccagaaggggccttctgtggacataactcagggagcgtctacacacataggccatgtctacactacagggcacTTTTGAAAGGCAAGCTTCTGGAAGGCAccttttgaaagacgggtttCAGAAGAGTGCAGATGCACCCAAAAGCGGATCAATCCACtgatccattcttttgaaagggagtggcgatctttcaaaaggaatatccacacagccctggagccctttcaaaagaacaagccaggaaacactgcagacagggttgtatggcagatgagcccttcctggccccgcagccagccgctcccttaaagggcccctcccaaacagccctgTTCTGCATATGCAGAGAGCCATTGTGGCATGCACAGCAATGCAGACCCCATGCCTGGAGATACTGCCAGATCCAGCTGTCACCCATGGATTCCATCCAGCTCCTCAGTGGGGATGCCAGCAGTGATGTGGTGAGGCTTCTGGCCACAATAATtgctgcagccctcctcctcctcctgaggccgaccccccagccctggtcctGCAGGCTCTCACCACAGGGCACCACCCACGCCCCATCCTTTGTGCCATCTGGTGCATGTGGCACCACCCCACCAGAGCCGAGTGATGGGACTGGGTAgtcatggggagtgggggggcatgGGAGCCCCCAGGAAAGGGTGAACATCGGAGATGGTAGAGGGGTCTGGGGAGAGGTCTGGAGAGGGGCCCGGGGAGGGGCCTCGGGAGGGATCGGGGGAAGCccagtgagggggcaggggcttacccaactgctttggggcccttgatgggacccatatccccatctgggtCCCAGATCACAGCACGGGCCGTTACATTAATAGAAatgggtaccactctgtggtcctgcaggccctcttGAAtacccagggctgcttcctggacatctgtgtgggatggTTCTGGTTGTTCCACGATGTCCAGATCTTCTGGAAGTCCTGGCTGGGCGGCAaactgcaggaggggacctatgtGCCCCTGCGGGACCTCCCTTTcagggacagcaccatgcccccatgcattgtggctgatgccaCTTACCCCTTCCACCCATGGCTAATGCATCCCTACACAGGACAGaccgaccccacccaggagcactTCAGTGAGTATCTGAATAGGGCCTGGTGCATGGTTGAGCAAGTCTTCGGCCGGCTCAAGGGGCGCTTCCGCTGCCTCCTCAGAAGGCTGGAGGTCAGACTCAGAAATATGCCTGTGACGGTGGCGGCATGCTGCGCTCTCCACAATAATGtagacagaagtgcagtgtagacacttctgtggacagagagagcttctggttgcccagcagccctgtttgcagagctgccattctacTGTTCTCCCGCCAGAAGctagtgcagtctggcagttctctgtcaacagagcaagctgtgtgtggcagcgatctgtcgacagcgGTTCTGagagatttccctgttgacagtgacttctgtctacagaggcagcCAGTGTAGACTTGACCAAGGAATTGAAGGTAATACACTGTCTTTTCAGAATAACATTTACCATTTAAATACAGAAAAATCCAGGAAAAATTTCAGGACGAGTCTCAATGTTGCTCCATATCTATGCTCTTCCTCTGTCTCTAGGCTTAAAAATTTACTTGTTGACTAAGGCAATAACCCTTACCCATCTTTCCAGGCTATAACGTATACAAAACTCTCTCTACTACTTCTTGGGAAATATTAAAGTGAATAAAGGCAGATTGTTGAGATTCACAATTGGCAATGGACAGGGCCCAAATTTGTCATAACTCTAGTACACAGACAAAGACAAAGGTGGATGTCTCAGCCAGCTGCCTTGGTAACTGGACTGAAGGAAAGGCGGGTTGTGGGGTATTTGGAAGCTAGCAGGTGCATTCTTCCTGAGACAATAGGAATCTGCCAAGCATATAATATGTACTGCTGCTCCTCTGAGTTTGGGCAGCATTTAGAAAAGCAATATTTATTGAAGTTGCATGAATGCCTCCTTGTAACACTGGCTATTTGGAGCTGAAACAGTAAGAATGCGTTCAGTACCTGGCAACCTCTGTTCTGTTATTTCTTGGCTAGCCATGGGCACCGTAGTGTTCCTGTCGCTCTAATTCTGTTTAATCGATGAATTTCATTAAATTGCTCTGTAGCGTCTCTCATTTCATTAACAAAGCCATTACCAAAAACAGAGTCTAGCACAAGGGTCGGCAGCCAAAAgcacaagaagagccattttattttcaaattcagtaaaaaactgaataattcaggagatgcaatgcatgtgaatatgagatggcccTTAATCACACCATACTTTTCGTAAGCCCTGTTTTAAGAAGAGTGCACGTacatatcccataatgcactgcacatattaaagggggaattattCAACATTCCAATATTATATATTGCTTGCTATTTAGATGAGTTGTTCAtggctgggcttttagacattcaccaaaaTAGGGTTAAATAACCAGAATGGGTTTTTTTAAACTGGGCAATTATAGTGTCGGGaatcacaaagaagtccttaaagagctgcatgtggctccagagccgcaggctgCAGCCTCCTATTCTAGCAGATACCTGTGGGACACCCTTGTGCCTGTGGTCACTTCCTACCCTTCCTTTCTTTGCATTGTTTATCATTACTCTTGTTTGTTCACCTTTGTTTATTACACTTTCACCAGTTTTCAAAGCACATTTTTGGTAGGAAGACGTCAGGAAActcactacagtaaaccctcgctaTAATGGACTGATGTTGGTGGAGAAGGTTGTCTGCTcttcccaaaagtccattatatgcaAGGGTTTagaaataagggttctttcaaaaatgaggtttattttcgaaagatccatggccacactgctttttttctttcgaaagaatctcttttgaaaagagattatgcaaatgaagcatgagatatgtaaatcagcacttcatttgcatgtccaatttcctgcatttgcattcctcttttgaaagaggaatgcaagtgtagatatggcctgcGTGCATACCAGACCATGCACATATGTCTTGTTTTCAGACACTGTAAATGTCTGTCCTTTATGACCAGCTCTTCAGTATCCCTCTATCTTCATGATGCTTactaagtttttgttttttaaagacctgattcagaaaagcactAAAGCCTATACTTAAGAGCTCTGTTGATTAGAAATACAAATGCTTACATTATTAGTTGCATAATCTATTATGTAACAGTATGTAGGTACTGACACTAATCTCTGGTTTATAATTCTCTGCATTCTGAGGCTAGTTTTTATATAATTAGAACATCTGCTAGCCAGGACAGTGTAAAATGTAATACTAAATATATAATATCATGGAGAAAACATTAAAATTTCCATGTGAGATCCTATTGTATGATGCTTCCATAAAATCCTTTATATTCCAGGTATGAACTAGGAGATGCACTGTACTTAGGCTGGGCTGGATCGATTCTGTCTATGCTTGGTGGGATCTTCTTGACTTGTTCATACAGAGGGGGGAAAAGAGGAAAACACAGGTAGTGCTTCATCTTAAAAGGTCAAAATAAATGCTATACTTCAGTCAGTGTCACTTTATGCATTGAAAGTAGGTTTGTCTCCAATCATTCACCTTTGTATTGtgtagatgaaaaaaaaaagaggctagGACTGTCCAACCCTGAGTCTTGCCATAAACATGTGACACCCTTTATGCTGCCCTTCTAACCTCTGATGCTGGTTTGTTAAGATTTGAAATAATCCGTTGTATTTATATGATATAATTATGGGCGGTGTTGGTGCATGCTTTTAATGTATGTGCAGTGGAATTGTGCACTCAGAGCAGAACTTTCCTTTTATTGGTAGAACTGTGATATGGACCTTTATTTGTTGTTTGTACTATGACAACAGTGCTACCAttttctaatacagtaaaccctcgatttaatggaccccagtataacggactttggaaataaaggACGCTGGCCTCCAGCCTTCTCCCACTCCCAtataaatgctggcaactcaccagagccgccactgctgctggaaccaccagtgctggaggagctgccaccaggaGTGGTGATGAGTGGCTCGTGGCAGGCGatcccagaggctctgctctgtaagCAGTGTAAAGAGCCCCCTGCGGAACTCTCTCTCCCAAGCCCACTGCATTCCTCCCAGGTCTTAGACAGAGCGCTCCCtagtgcaccttgcaaggtgcctccagtcctacagatttggatttaacagactttcggtATTAATAGACGCCcctttcccccattagtctgttaaatagaGGGCTTGCTGTATAGTTTCACTACCATTAAAAATCTAATTCCATTTATCTCGTAGAAAATAAAATCCTTTGCTCCTAGAGCAGCTGGTACAACTTAAGACAGTCTAAGATTTGCTTATTTCTTGTACTGTTCTTGTAGAAAGGTGTATTTAGCAataaagtaaaccctcaagaagGCGATTTCagtttgtgcttaactcgcattaacaagAGTTAATTGCAAATggaaactgcccccaccccagtccctggctcccccagctggggagcccagctcgcaggctggggagcccagctcaGCTGGGAGTAACCGTGGcgtaagcagctgtgtgccctccagctgggagaagctgggggctgtgtggctgcccctccccacttccctcagctgcctgttcccccagccaggggaattctggggatttccccaaccctccccccaaaTTACGCAAAATTCAGTTTATGCGGAGGTTGCACAGGACGCAGCCTCcatgtaaattgagggattactgtgtATCAGAAAAATCAAGATTTCTGACCTGGCAGCTTATTctttttcactggaaaatgtAATCTTTATTTGAGATAAATCAGAAGTGCTGCAGTTGTCTGGGAAATAGTTGTAGCTGTCAGAAATAGCAAAGGTCTGTGCACCCTGGAAGTGGTCCAAGGAATATGAGGACCAAAGTACATCTCAACCAGGTTTATTTAAACCTTAAAAACACGGATCCACACAGCAAGAAGCACATTGGAAGATGCTTTACTTAAACATTAGCAAAAGCTCTGTGAGGACAGCTAATGGGAGACAGTATTACTGTGACCATGACAGAGAGCCTGGTTCAAAGCCACTGAAGTTGAAGGACCAATTCCATTTGATTTCATAGGCCTTTGGATTTTGATCCACTGACTCACTAATTTTAAACACAATTTTATTAAGTCCTGTAGGGCTAATCTATACTTATgcagcaaaattgacctctctagACTAGGCTGTGGACACAGGATTCTTTATCTTGTTGATTTGTGTTAAAAATTACAAATAGTGTAAATAAAGACTCCAGAGGTATAACTGCTTGTATGAGTTAAATTGATTTTGTCAAAGAGCATGTGGATATACAGTACTTAattatttacatttcatttttcttAATTACAGCAATAGCAAGTATGACTACTCTGCTGATGAGGCAGCACAGACACGTATTTACACCAAAAATTCAGATACAGATTATGTGTAAACTCTTctcttatttttaattgtttgtaTGTTAACATCTTGTTAATCCAAATAAAAAGATAAACTAATTTTTGACTGTTCTAGCTTGGGTTGTAATCTTTGTCTCAGTATCAAGGTTGTTATATGTTTCAGTACTTCTTTTTGGGAATACTTTGAAAATGGAAACAGTTAAGTTTCTGGAAAGATATTGCCACATGGAGATTTCTTGTTCAGTGACAAAATGAGCAAAACTAACTTATATAAGGTGTACCCTGACAACAAATCAAGGGGGGCTATTAATCTGTTTTTGACTGGCTCAAGGAGTGAAACTGACCTGTTGCAACTAGTCACAACCTAAGAAAATTACAGTGCTATAAAGCTAACTATAATTTTATTGATACTTTGGCTTCCTATTTTTTTAGAATGTATTCACTTTTAATGTTAAATGAGCATTGACTCTGGAGTGAGTTGTAGCTCTTAATTAAAATTGCTATGGCCAGTAGTAGGGAAATGTTAATTTTATTATATTTGCACTTAAAGACATGATTTATTGATAATCATATTATTTCTAGTACAGAGGTTCACAGATTGAGGATCTCACCTCCTTAGGGTGTACTGAATGTATTTGGGGTGCAGGGCATGTGAAACTTTAAGAGAAATAAATACCTTACTGAACACATTTCACCCACACCAGCGGTTCTCAGATGGCTCTGTGCATTTTGATGGACTTCTGTTAAATCTGCACAGCATTACACAAAATTGTCACCATCTGTACATTAATCTGTTTGCTACAAGGCAACGCGCACATTCAATGGCAAGTTGTTAAAACCTActcaagtgaaaaacaaaaaagcccaaaTTGATTCAAGTGGAGTACTGCACTCTagtggcaggagtgggggcaggctgtCCCACAAACTACTATACCACACAAAGAAAGAGCACATATGATCAAATAAATTTGATAACAACTGGTCTAGTATGTGGGACTTGCAGTACGACATTTGTGAAAACAATTGCACAACACAACATTCTAAAATCCTTGTCTAGTGGATGGCAAATATACAGATAGGTAATATACGAGAAATGCCAGAAACAGTCAGGAGTGAAGTTATCTGATAAAGAGATGCTTTCTCTATTGTGACAAGCCCCTTGACAGTCCTGCCTTGGGGTTCTGCACTTCTTGGTggttccttgtgtgcctcagagactcatgtatcagaggggtagccgtgttagtctggatctgtagcagcaacgaagggtcctgtggcaccttatagactaacagaaaagtttagagcctgagcttttgtgagttaagcATCTGagtgagcatctgaagaagtgagttaactcacgaaagctcaggctctaaacttttctgttagtctataaggtgccacaggacccttcagaGACTCATGGTGGCCCTTTTGCTGCCTTGAgtcttcccaaaggcaagggtctccattTACCGAGCCATTCTTATCATGGACAAGTCCCAGGTGGGAGGGAAGCAAACCCCCTTCAGCAGGTCTTGGGCTGCTCCTGTACCTCCAGTAGGGCaaccctccaggggaagggtcaGGGAGCCCaagcccacccactactctgggctccagcccagagaccctgggAGAAAGACAGCTGGTGGGGCTTTTTCCCCTGTTTCAACACAGCGGTCTTCCCTGGGCTACTTCACCTTCAGATACCCTCCCCCCAGTACCTTGCTGAATTGCATTGCTCTTCTGGACCTCAAACCTCCAGCTTCTCTTCCTTGCACACCACTCAACTCCTTCCCCCACttctgcctggagggggaagtCTTTTATAGTGAGCTAGAAGACCATAGCTGGCAGTAGGTGTCTAATTGGTCCTTTCCTGCAGGCTGGTCCTTaatgagctgcagctgcctccaactggctgctgggctgcactctctagctacatctacactaggacaatggcggccgtggcacactcaaagtgctgctttcgatcgcatgtgcctcgtctacacagggtccttttcaaaaggaccccacagttgTTGAATAAGGAATAAGGATTAAGGAGGTTTtgatgtctgcagggtccttttgcatattcattgcagcacctcattagcatatcctgatgtgtctcattagcatccctctttcgaaaggggggtgctagtgtagacacagtgtctGTGAGCCTAGTTGGGAAATAAGAAGGCACTGACCCACACCCATAGCCTGTGATTGGCCGCACTGTCTGATGCTTTATTCCTAAATCATTGATTCCTTTTTTTACTTACTGTTTTGTGGATTAAAAAATCCCTTTATACTAGATTTGAAATCTGAAAAACCTCGCTGTATGTGAATCATCTCACTGAAACTATCCCACAGGGACGCTGTTCTACACTTAATTTTGTGGCTGTAGCTTTCGGTCATTTTAATCTCAAGTTACTTTGCTGCTGGAAATACCCTTTGTATTTTAtaagccatggtttcccaaactggggtgtgtacccccctgtgggggcatgaagaaatttcaGGGGGGGCCCAAGGtgacccagacccccccccccgtcaTTCTCCCACCAGAAGAaaaatccagcctttgcttccagctctcagctcctgccattttacatgggtgacctggcacagccgctttaaaaagcaggcagccagcgaagactgACATGGAGCTAGTTGCcttctgcaaaggggagtgaatgtgggttggggaggggagagggaagaggagacaaatggggttagatgagggctGGGGATGTctgacttgggggagggggatggagtgagagtgggggcctgggggtgcctggctttgggggaggggagtggttgGGTAGAGGGgctcgtggggctcaggtggctgacttgtggggcttgggcgtctggccctggcattgcagggcttgggtggcttagGCTGGCGGGCGGatggctggccctgccagcgtggGGCTCGGTCAACTCTGAAAGGTGGCtctagcagcacagggctcaggagggcaggcagctggcgcaGACAGCTctagtggctggcatggggctcaggcagttggccaactggggctacaccaggcacccacaaggggccaagaaaaaatatttgtatttatttttagtttcaaataacatttttatatccagtttttgtgtttattttaaattacaaattgaattttttgttaaaagggggggttgcatgatggtaaagaagagctgGCGGGgcgtgaggatttctcaaaaatcagaagggtgGAGGCGAGATGCTGAAaattttgggaaccactggtctaagcaTTTATTCACTGAAGTATTAGTTAACCTTTGTGAAAAATTATATTGGTT includes these proteins:
- the LOC142018431 gene encoding claudin-19-like is translated as MASSPLQVSALLLALAGLIILLVTTVSNKWKISSIAVTVTTANWDYGGLWMNCTATALGSVQCKTYFSLLSLDTYIQACRALMIISIILGLVATVLSLFGLRCIQVQMSNENTKVKISVTGGAIFILAGLCSMVAVSWYAARITAHFFDPIYSGTKYELGDALYLGWAGSILSMLGGIFLTCSYRGGKRGKHSNSKYDYSADEAAQTRIYTKNSDTDYV